In Arcanobacterium wilhelmae, the following are encoded in one genomic region:
- a CDS encoding metal ABC transporter permease: MIYDMLSSPLMQRAFIVAILVGLTAPVIGTYLVQRRLTLLGDGIGHIALTGVALGWLAASAANAASVEAWAIPGAIVASVLGALGIEWMRSSGHTAGDVALAILFYGGIAGGVLLIGIAGGTTANLNAYLFGSISTVREADVYWTIALTLFILAVGLGLRGPLFVLCLDEEHARASGLNVPFLSALVSVTAALTVSVSMRVVGALMVSALMIVPVAIAQLTTRSFRATMHIAMGIGVVVSLAGLTTTYVKPWSPGATIVIYAIILYAIVAALRPLASRIFTRNIASNTPAE; the protein is encoded by the coding sequence ATGATTTACGACATGCTTTCTTCGCCGCTCATGCAGCGCGCATTCATTGTGGCGATCCTCGTCGGGCTCACGGCGCCAGTGATCGGAACCTATCTGGTGCAGCGTCGGCTCACGTTGCTCGGTGACGGAATCGGGCACATCGCGCTGACCGGCGTCGCGCTCGGCTGGCTCGCAGCCTCCGCAGCGAACGCCGCTTCGGTGGAGGCGTGGGCGATCCCCGGCGCGATCGTCGCCTCTGTGCTCGGCGCGCTCGGCATCGAGTGGATGCGCTCCTCGGGCCATACGGCAGGCGACGTCGCCCTCGCCATCTTGTTTTACGGGGGAATCGCTGGCGGCGTGCTCCTGATCGGAATCGCTGGCGGCACCACCGCAAACCTCAACGCCTACCTCTTCGGCTCGATTTCGACCGTGCGTGAGGCGGACGTGTACTGGACGATCGCACTGACGCTCTTTATCCTCGCCGTCGGGCTGGGGCTACGCGGGCCGCTGTTTGTTTTGTGTCTCGACGAAGAACATGCGCGCGCTTCTGGCTTGAACGTGCCGTTCCTGTCTGCTCTGGTTTCGGTAACGGCAGCGCTGACAGTTTCTGTTTCGATGCGTGTGGTGGGCGCGCTCATGGTGTCGGCGCTCATGATTGTGCCGGTAGCAATCGCCCAGCTCACCACCCGCTCGTTCCGCGCCACCATGCACATTGCAATGGGAATTGGCGTGGTGGTCTCCCTTGCGGGCCTGACCACAACATATGTCAAGCCGTGGAGCCCGGGCGCAACGATCGTCATCTACGCGATTATTCTCTACGCGATCGTTGCGGCGCTTCGCCCCCTTGCATCGCGGATTTTCACGCGTAATATTGCAAGCAATACCCCTGCAGAATGA
- a CDS encoding Fur family transcriptional regulator, with translation MIQRMTRQRTAITDLMKGTNAFKSAQEIHDLLANEGSSIGLATVYRNLQTMAESGLVDVIRPGDSETAYYRYCADDHHHHHLVCRRCGTTVELTTDILESWADKVAAEHGFTQTSHSLEVWGLCATCTAELAQA, from the coding sequence ATGATTCAGCGAATGACTCGCCAGCGCACGGCGATCACTGACCTGATGAAGGGCACGAACGCGTTCAAATCGGCACAGGAAATCCACGATTTGCTGGCGAACGAGGGTTCGTCGATCGGCCTGGCCACCGTGTACCGCAACCTGCAGACCATGGCCGAATCTGGCCTGGTGGATGTGATCCGCCCAGGCGATTCCGAGACCGCATACTACCGCTACTGCGCGGACGATCACCACCATCATCACCTGGTGTGCCGCCGCTGTGGCACTACGGTGGAGTTGACCACGGATATTCTCGAATCCTGGGCAGATAAGGTCGCTGCTGAGCACGGCTTCACCCAGACGAGCCACTCCCTCGAGGTGTGGGGGCTGTGCGCCACGTGCACGGCTGAGCTCGCGCAGGCGTAG
- a CDS encoding DedA family protein: MFDWLKNFLADGPIVWVFLFLFAGASMRAHTTYAIGRLARRLVIESDTKPAGWRGAIWAAAHSPSVAKGMDFLRRRGWPAIPLGFLTVGFQSAIMFAAGVVGTAWGFFALAALPGALMWATIYSTIGWAAWQAVVLAIAANPIAIVLAGIAVALLGYAIYRKRAITDKILGDDAHYSPSELAREVATEQKELAPEK, from the coding sequence ATGTTCGATTGGCTCAAAAACTTCCTCGCAGATGGCCCTATCGTGTGGGTGTTCCTTTTCCTCTTCGCCGGCGCATCAATGCGCGCTCACACCACCTACGCGATCGGCCGGCTCGCGCGCAGGCTCGTCATCGAATCGGACACCAAACCCGCCGGCTGGCGCGGCGCAATCTGGGCGGCTGCTCACTCGCCCTCCGTTGCGAAAGGCATGGATTTCCTTCGCCGACGCGGGTGGCCGGCCATCCCACTCGGCTTCCTCACCGTCGGGTTCCAATCCGCGATCATGTTTGCCGCGGGAGTTGTGGGCACCGCGTGGGGATTCTTTGCGCTCGCCGCTTTGCCCGGTGCACTCATGTGGGCCACGATCTACTCCACGATCGGATGGGCAGCCTGGCAAGCAGTGGTGCTTGCAATCGCCGCGAACCCAATCGCAATCGTCCTTGCTGGCATCGCCGTCGCCCTTCTCGGTTACGCCATCTACCGCAAGCGGGCAATCACCGACAAGATCCTCGGCGACGACGCCCACTACTCCCCCAGCGAGCTGGCACGCGAGGTCGCAACCGAACAAAAAGAACTCGCCCCGGAGAAGTAG
- a CDS encoding RNA-binding S4 domain-containing protein, with translation MDTFAVKLPIELGQFIKLAGLTETGGQAAEAISEGAFSVNGEVETRRRHKLAEGDVVSATTMDGQLVQIKVAAR, from the coding sequence ATGGATACTTTTGCAGTGAAGCTCCCGATCGAGCTCGGACAATTCATTAAACTTGCTGGCCTCACCGAAACCGGCGGTCAGGCCGCTGAAGCCATCTCCGAGGGCGCATTCTCCGTGAACGGCGAGGTGGAAACCCGTCGCCGTCACAAGCTCGCCGAAGGCGACGTCGTCTCCGCCACCACGATGGACGGCCAGCTCGTGCAGATCAAGGTCGCCGCACGCTGA
- the dnaE gene encoding DNA polymerase III subunit alpha, with protein sequence MADFAHLHVHTDYSLLDGAAKIKKLIAEVKAQGQSAVAITDHGYMYGAYDFYKTATAEGIKPIIGVEAYMTPGTSRFDKTRVQWGTEAQRADDVSARGAYTHMTLLAENNTGLHNLFRLNSLAATEGLMGKWPRMDRDLLQRYHEGIIGTAGCPSGEIQTRLRLGQKEEAYKAAGEFQDIFGKDNFFVEIMDHGIEIEHRVQKDLLELAKSIGAPIIATNDSHYVKKEDARIQDAMLCINSGSTLMDPDRFKFDGSGYYLRSTAEMQQLFGEIPGAIENTLWIAERCNVSFQTTDDGANYMPAFPVPEGEDEFTWFVKEVEKGLHWRYGDVIPDDVRARVDYESQVILQMRYPGYFLVVSDYIRWAREHGIRVGPGRGSGAGSMVAYVLGITQLDPIKHDLLFERFLNPERISMPDIDVDFDDQRREEVIKYVEEKYGKDKVSQVVTFGTIKAKQSLKDSSRVLGHPYEMGDRLTKAMPPGVMGKDIPVNSIYDPKHPRYAEAVEFRETVDNDPDAQKVFELAKGLEGLVRQTGVHACAVIMSSKTLSDVIPMMKRAADDAVLTQFEYPQCEELGLVKMDFLGLSNLTVINKTLENIRNNGKEAPDIDAIPLDDKTTFEMLARAETLGIFQLDGGGMRTLLKQMKIDTFDDISAVSALYRPGPMGANSHTNYALRKNGLQEKTPIHPELAEPLEEILGPTHGLIVFQEQVMRIAQKVAGFSLGQADVLRKAMGKKKAEVLQQQFAGFSQGMLDNGYSKECIDTLWEILVPFSSYAFNKSHSEAYGLVSYQTAYLKAHFPVEFMAALLTSNASNKTKVATYLAECRRMGIKVNVPDVNESLGDYSAVGEEIRVGLGSVRSVGTQVVEGIVNARKEKGAYSSFQDFLDKIPQSACNKRALECLVKAGAFDSLGVARRPLLTIVDEAVDAVSSVKKNEAAGQFDLFADLGGSAAAEIGGGFTVEIPNLPEWPKKEKLNFEKDMLGLYVSDHPLSGMEPYLNRAADHTVVGLDPDEGIGDNEQVTIAGLITAVQTRISKKNGKTWATATVEDLTGSIEVNFFPATYQQVSSMLRPDQVVQLTARTSVRDGALQLNAREMRLPAPGDLDANAPIELKIAETMLTSQLVEHLGNVLSRYPGNAPVRIHVRRMDRTTVLQLDSKFDVNPDPSLYADLQVLLGRGSIMRGY encoded by the coding sequence ATGGCCGATTTTGCTCATCTTCACGTTCACACTGATTACTCACTCCTCGACGGCGCGGCGAAAATCAAGAAGCTCATTGCGGAGGTGAAGGCGCAGGGGCAGAGTGCGGTGGCGATCACCGACCACGGCTATATGTATGGCGCCTACGATTTTTACAAGACGGCCACGGCGGAGGGGATCAAGCCGATTATCGGCGTGGAAGCATACATGACTCCGGGTACGTCGCGTTTTGACAAGACGCGCGTGCAGTGGGGAACTGAGGCACAGAGGGCCGATGATGTGTCGGCGCGTGGCGCCTATACGCACATGACGTTGCTGGCCGAAAACAACACGGGCCTGCACAACCTGTTCCGGCTCAATTCGCTTGCGGCTACCGAGGGCTTGATGGGTAAGTGGCCGCGCATGGATCGTGATCTGCTCCAGCGCTATCACGAGGGGATTATCGGCACGGCAGGGTGCCCGTCGGGGGAAATTCAGACGAGGCTTCGCCTGGGCCAGAAGGAAGAGGCCTACAAGGCGGCTGGTGAGTTCCAGGATATTTTCGGCAAGGATAATTTCTTTGTGGAGATCATGGATCACGGGATCGAGATTGAGCATCGCGTGCAAAAAGACCTGCTCGAACTCGCCAAGTCCATTGGTGCGCCGATTATTGCGACGAATGATTCACACTATGTGAAGAAGGAAGATGCGCGAATCCAGGATGCGATGCTGTGTATCAACTCTGGTTCCACGCTCATGGATCCGGATCGTTTCAAGTTCGACGGCTCGGGATATTACCTGCGTTCGACGGCGGAGATGCAGCAGCTTTTCGGTGAGATTCCGGGAGCGATCGAGAATACGTTGTGGATCGCAGAGCGCTGTAATGTCTCGTTCCAAACCACCGACGACGGTGCCAACTACATGCCTGCCTTCCCCGTTCCAGAAGGTGAGGACGAATTCACGTGGTTCGTGAAGGAAGTGGAGAAGGGCCTCCACTGGCGCTACGGCGATGTGATTCCCGACGACGTTCGTGCCCGTGTCGATTATGAATCCCAAGTGATTTTGCAGATGCGTTACCCGGGGTACTTCCTCGTGGTGTCGGATTACATTCGCTGGGCGCGTGAGCACGGTATTCGTGTGGGGCCGGGCCGTGGTTCTGGCGCAGGATCGATGGTGGCCTATGTTTTGGGGATTACTCAGCTTGATCCGATCAAACACGATCTGCTGTTTGAGAGGTTCTTGAACCCGGAGCGTATTTCGATGCCCGATATCGACGTCGATTTCGACGATCAGCGCCGTGAAGAGGTGATCAAGTATGTGGAGGAGAAGTACGGCAAGGACAAGGTCTCCCAGGTGGTCACGTTCGGCACGATTAAGGCCAAGCAATCACTGAAGGATTCTTCGCGCGTGCTCGGCCATCCGTACGAGATGGGTGATCGCCTCACCAAGGCGATGCCGCCGGGTGTGATGGGCAAGGACATTCCGGTGAATTCCATCTACGATCCGAAGCATCCGCGTTATGCGGAGGCTGTGGAGTTCCGTGAGACGGTGGATAACGATCCGGATGCTCAGAAGGTGTTTGAGCTCGCGAAGGGGCTTGAAGGTCTTGTGCGCCAGACGGGCGTGCATGCGTGTGCTGTGATTATGTCGTCGAAGACTCTTTCAGACGTGATCCCGATGATGAAGCGCGCCGCTGATGACGCTGTGCTTACCCAGTTTGAATACCCGCAGTGTGAGGAGCTGGGCTTGGTGAAGATGGATTTCTTGGGCCTGTCGAACCTCACGGTGATCAACAAGACGCTCGAGAACATCCGCAATAATGGCAAGGAAGCGCCGGATATCGACGCGATCCCCCTCGATGATAAAACGACCTTCGAGATGCTGGCGAGGGCGGAAACTCTCGGTATTTTCCAGCTCGATGGCGGCGGCATGCGAACGCTCCTCAAGCAGATGAAGATCGACACCTTCGACGACATTTCCGCCGTGTCCGCGTTGTACCGCCCGGGCCCGATGGGTGCGAACTCGCACACGAACTACGCTCTGCGCAAGAACGGCCTGCAGGAGAAGACCCCCATCCATCCTGAGCTCGCTGAGCCCTTGGAAGAGATTCTTGGCCCCACTCATGGCCTGATCGTGTTCCAGGAGCAGGTGATGCGTATTGCGCAGAAGGTGGCGGGCTTTTCGCTTGGCCAGGCGGACGTTTTGCGTAAGGCGATGGGTAAGAAGAAGGCTGAGGTGCTTCAACAGCAGTTCGCGGGCTTCTCCCAGGGCATGCTCGATAACGGCTATTCCAAAGAGTGTATCGACACTCTGTGGGAGATCCTCGTGCCGTTCTCCTCGTACGCGTTCAACAAGTCGCACTCGGAAGCTTACGGCCTGGTGTCGTACCAGACGGCCTATCTGAAGGCGCACTTCCCGGTGGAGTTCATGGCGGCGCTGCTCACGTCGAACGCGTCGAACAAGACGAAGGTAGCCACCTATCTTGCCGAGTGCCGCCGCATGGGGATTAAAGTGAATGTTCCGGATGTGAACGAGTCGCTTGGCGATTATTCGGCTGTTGGCGAGGAGATCCGTGTGGGCCTCGGTTCGGTGCGAAGTGTGGGAACCCAGGTGGTGGAGGGGATCGTGAACGCCCGAAAGGAGAAAGGCGCCTACTCCTCGTTCCAGGATTTCCTGGACAAGATCCCTCAGAGCGCGTGTAATAAGCGGGCCTTGGAGTGCCTAGTGAAGGCAGGGGCATTCGATTCGCTTGGTGTGGCGCGCCGCCCGTTGCTCACGATTGTGGATGAGGCAGTGGACGCCGTTTCGAGCGTGAAGAAGAACGAGGCGGCTGGCCAGTTTGATCTGTTCGCGGATCTGGGTGGTTCTGCGGCTGCCGAGATCGGCGGTGGCTTTACGGTGGAGATCCCGAATCTCCCCGAGTGGCCGAAGAAGGAAAAACTCAACTTCGAAAAGGATATGCTGGGCCTGTACGTCTCGGATCATCCGCTCTCGGGGATGGAGCCGTACCTGAATCGCGCTGCCGACCACACAGTGGTGGGCTTGGATCCGGATGAAGGCATTGGCGACAACGAGCAGGTGACGATCGCTGGCCTGATCACCGCTGTCCAGACCCGTATCTCGAAGAAGAACGGAAAGACGTGGGCAACGGCCACTGTCGAGGACCTGACGGGTTCGATCGAAGTGAACTTCTTCCCGGCGACCTACCAGCAGGTTTCCTCGATGCTTCGCCCGGATCAGGTGGTCCAGCTGACGGCACGAACATCGGTTCGCGACGGCGCGCTCCAGCTCAACGCCCGTGAAATGCGCTTGCCGGCGCCAGGCGATCTGGATGCGAATGCGCCGATCGAGCTGAAGATCGCAGAGACGATGCTCACCTCGCAGCTCGTTGAGCATCTAGGTAATGTGCTCTCGCGCTACCCGGGAAATGCACCGGTGCGTATCCATGTGCGCCGGATGGACCGCACCACGGTTCTCCAGCTCGATTCGAAATTCGATGTGAACCCGGATCCGTCCCTGTATGCCGATCTCCAGGTGCTCCTCGGCCGCGGCTCAATCATGCGAGGCTATTAA
- a CDS encoding GNAT family N-acetyltransferase, with translation MEIIEVSTPEELKRAWDIRLDVFVGEQQVPIEEEIDDADLAPSTLHVLATAEGTDVGTARLLEDAPGHYHIGRVAVRKDARGTGVGRALMEYLARAAAQRACGRAEIVLSAQEQAMGFYSSLGYEVVDGRTYLDAGIAHQDMRLVVGE, from the coding sequence ATGGAAATCATTGAGGTTTCCACGCCCGAAGAGCTGAAGCGCGCGTGGGATATTCGCTTGGATGTGTTCGTTGGCGAGCAGCAGGTTCCGATTGAGGAAGAGATCGACGATGCGGATTTGGCGCCGAGCACGCTGCACGTGCTCGCGACGGCGGAGGGCACCGACGTCGGCACGGCGCGGCTTCTCGAGGACGCACCTGGGCACTATCACATTGGGCGCGTCGCGGTCCGCAAGGATGCTCGTGGCACCGGCGTCGGGCGGGCGCTCATGGAGTACCTCGCGCGTGCCGCGGCGCAGCGAGCCTGTGGGCGGGCCGAGATTGTGCTCTCCGCGCAGGAACAGGCGATGGGCTTTTACTCCTCGCTCGGCTATGAGGTAGTGGACGGACGGACGTATCTGGACGCGGGGATCGCGCACCAGGATATGCGCCTCGTCGTGGGCGAGTAA
- a CDS encoding GNAT family N-acetyltransferase, whose amino-acid sequence MKIERVKDDMVGLRRTWMIRHDVFVEEQNWPVEEEVDEFDHDPRTTHVIAVSDEGEDLATARIIFEEPGRVRITRVAVNSHARGDGVGKELMKGVARIALEDYAVDGQVHLVLAAQEHAVPFYETLGYTRAEGGYEYVGIKHFEMDQTITA is encoded by the coding sequence ATGAAGATTGAACGCGTAAAAGACGACATGGTTGGCCTGCGCCGCACCTGGATGATTCGCCACGATGTGTTCGTGGAGGAGCAAAACTGGCCGGTCGAGGAGGAAGTGGACGAGTTCGATCACGATCCCCGCACCACTCACGTGATTGCTGTTTCGGATGAGGGTGAGGATCTTGCCACGGCCCGTATTATTTTCGAAGAGCCGGGCCGCGTGCGTATCACGCGCGTCGCAGTGAATTCGCACGCTCGTGGCGATGGTGTGGGCAAGGAGCTCATGAAGGGCGTCGCACGGATCGCCCTCGAGGATTACGCGGTGGACGGCCAGGTTCATCTCGTTCTCGCAGCGCAGGAGCACGCGGTGCCGTTCTATGAGACTCTCGGCTACACCCGGGCTGAGGGCGGCTACGAGTATGTGGGCATTAAGCATTTTGAGATGGATCAGACCATCACGGCCTGA
- a CDS encoding RluA family pseudouridine synthase, producing the protein MSTYLVPPGFDGDRIDSVLASLTGLSRSKAAALVAGGQVSLDGRGVGKSERVSAGAVISAQLPPPPSPEPQPTPIDNLHLLYEDADIVVVDKPAGVAAHASLNFEGPNVLGALLGAGITLTTSGPPERKGIVHRLDVGTTGAMVVAKSERAYTVLKRAFKERTVTKIYHALVQGHPDPLSGTIEAPIGRDFRHQWKMGIREDGKRAVTHYDTLEAMAGATLCEVHLETGRTHQIRVHMSAIKHPCVGDEMYGADMALGERLRLTRQWLHAVRLGFAHPVTGKYVEFTSQYPADLQKALDMMREGML; encoded by the coding sequence GTGAGCACGTATCTTGTTCCTCCGGGGTTCGACGGCGATCGTATTGATTCGGTGTTGGCTTCGCTCACGGGCCTGTCGCGTTCGAAAGCTGCTGCACTGGTTGCGGGCGGCCAGGTCTCTCTTGACGGGCGCGGGGTTGGCAAATCCGAACGCGTCAGTGCGGGCGCGGTCATCAGCGCACAGCTTCCGCCGCCGCCGTCGCCTGAGCCCCAACCCACACCGATCGACAACCTCCACCTCCTATACGAAGATGCGGATATCGTCGTCGTCGATAAGCCTGCGGGAGTTGCTGCGCACGCCTCTTTAAACTTCGAAGGTCCCAACGTTCTGGGCGCGCTGCTGGGCGCAGGGATTACTCTCACCACCTCGGGCCCGCCCGAGCGTAAGGGGATCGTGCACCGCCTCGACGTCGGAACAACTGGCGCGATGGTCGTCGCCAAGTCCGAACGTGCCTACACGGTACTCAAGCGAGCCTTCAAGGAGCGCACGGTCACCAAGATCTATCACGCGCTCGTACAAGGCCATCCGGACCCACTCTCGGGCACGATCGAGGCGCCAATCGGGCGCGATTTTCGTCACCAATGGAAAATGGGGATCCGTGAAGATGGCAAGCGAGCGGTCACCCATTACGACACGCTCGAGGCGATGGCAGGGGCCACTTTGTGCGAAGTTCACTTGGAAACGGGCCGCACCCACCAGATCCGTGTGCACATGAGCGCGATCAAGCACCCGTGTGTGGGCGACGAAATGTACGGCGCAGATATGGCTCTGGGTGAACGTCTGAGGCTGACACGCCAGTGGCTCCATGCGGTACGGTTGGGCTTTGCGCATCCGGTCACCGGTAAGTACGTGGAGTTCACGTCGCAGTACCCGGCAGACCTACAAAAGGCGTTAGACATGATGAGAGAGGGGATGTTATGA
- a CDS encoding signal peptidase II encodes MKIRNFSVAMALGIVLVLADLLTKQWALAALADGRTVPILGEWLGLKLIFNSGAAFSFLNGHTWVFTILATLATVLLPYAVWKADRLPLKCTVAAIWAGAVGNLIDRLFREPGFGVGHVVDFIKYGNLFIGNVADIVLVVAVVILIVVVGREDARKGAAK; translated from the coding sequence GTGAAAATCCGTAACTTTTCTGTGGCGATGGCTCTGGGCATCGTGCTGGTCCTTGCCGATCTTCTCACCAAACAGTGGGCGCTGGCGGCTCTCGCTGACGGCCGCACTGTCCCAATTCTGGGCGAGTGGCTCGGCCTGAAGCTCATCTTCAACTCTGGCGCCGCGTTCTCCTTCCTCAACGGACACACGTGGGTTTTCACGATCCTCGCCACGCTCGCTACGGTGTTGTTGCCATACGCAGTGTGGAAAGCGGATCGTCTTCCACTCAAGTGCACGGTCGCGGCGATCTGGGCGGGCGCCGTCGGTAACCTCATTGACCGCCTTTTCCGCGAGCCCGGATTTGGCGTGGGCCACGTGGTGGATTTCATCAAGTACGGAAACCTGTTTATTGGGAACGTTGCGGACATCGTGTTGGTGGTGGCCGTGGTGATTCTGATTGTGGTTGTTGGGCGGGAGGACGCCCGGAAAGGGGCGGCCAAGTGA
- a CDS encoding DivIVA domain-containing protein, with product MAQLLTETDVVNMRFKEPQRVEEGYDQDEVDFFLDEVAYSITKYREENEKLKAELQAAQARVTELENNGAQAEAAPATDATSTAALASTPGGNEAQSAAGMLSLAQRLHDEYVANGKAESERIVSEAEAEKTRIITEAEEVHNRTLTKLEEERSVLERKIAELREFERDYRTRLKSYLESLLANVDSKSEQK from the coding sequence ATGGCACAGCTTCTTACTGAGACTGACGTTGTGAACATGCGCTTCAAGGAGCCCCAGCGCGTCGAAGAGGGCTATGACCAGGACGAGGTGGATTTCTTCCTCGATGAGGTCGCCTACTCGATCACGAAATACCGCGAGGAGAACGAGAAGCTGAAGGCTGAACTTCAGGCCGCTCAGGCTCGCGTGACTGAGCTGGAAAACAACGGCGCCCAGGCTGAGGCGGCTCCTGCTACCGATGCCACCTCCACCGCCGCTCTCGCTTCCACCCCGGGTGGCAACGAGGCTCAGAGCGCCGCTGGCATGCTCTCCCTCGCTCAGCGCCTGCATGATGAGTACGTGGCGAACGGCAAGGCGGAGTCTGAGCGCATTGTGTCGGAGGCAGAGGCTGAGAAGACCCGCATCATCACCGAGGCTGAGGAAGTGCACAACCGCACCCTCACCAAGCTCGAGGAGGAGCGTTCGGTTCTCGAGCGCAAGATCGCCGAGCTTCGCGAGTTCGAGCGCGATTACCGTACGCGTCTGAAGAGCTACCTCGAGTCGCTGCTTGCAAACGTGGATTCGAAGTCCGAGCAGAAGTAA
- a CDS encoding YggT family protein: protein MATVGYLLFWLIQIYLWILIARVVLDLVGMLARDWTPTGVLMVMANAVYSLTDPPLRFLGRFIPPLRFGAIALDMGFLALFFGLQILARIVIWVF from the coding sequence ATGGCGACGGTCGGATACCTGCTCTTTTGGCTGATCCAGATTTACCTGTGGATCTTGATCGCACGGGTGGTTCTTGATCTGGTGGGCATGCTCGCGCGGGATTGGACTCCCACCGGCGTGCTCATGGTGATGGCGAACGCGGTCTACTCCTTGACGGATCCTCCGTTGCGCTTCCTTGGACGTTTCATTCCTCCCTTGCGCTTCGGGGCGATCGCGCTGGATATGGGGTTCTTGGCGCTGTTTTTCGGCCTCCAGATCCTTGCGCGCATCGTTATTTGGGTGTTCTGA
- a CDS encoding cell division protein SepF yields the protein MGFLDRLGAKAAPAEDMYDDEEFYDEEEYFDDSEVAELHPVATNDIARIVTVWVSSYRDVKDFAVEFRSGLPVILNLSDAADAERARIVDFALGLCFGLSGQFSRISEDVFLLTPHEVKLDSRGDDTTHDFS from the coding sequence ATGGGTTTCTTGGATCGACTGGGCGCAAAGGCCGCTCCAGCTGAGGATATGTACGATGACGAGGAGTTTTACGACGAGGAGGAGTACTTCGACGATTCTGAGGTCGCCGAGCTTCACCCCGTTGCAACGAACGACATCGCGCGCATCGTCACCGTCTGGGTGTCCTCGTACCGCGATGTGAAGGATTTCGCAGTTGAGTTCCGCAGCGGCCTTCCGGTGATCCTCAACCTCTCGGACGCTGCGGATGCAGAGCGCGCGCGAATTGTGGATTTTGCGCTTGGTCTGTGCTTCGGCCTGTCGGGCCAGTTCTCGCGCATCTCTGAGGACGTTTTCCTCCTCACCCCGCACGAGGTGAAACTCGATTCGCGCGGCGACGACACCACTCACGATTTCTCGTAA
- a CDS encoding polyphenol oxidase family protein, whose product MAVIEYETLVGPAGAIQYGFTARDGGVSVGEYGSLNLGPHVGDSPQAVEENRRRVQAEVSAPIVWMNQIHSDCYTWARDAREEGGVLFAGDCDAVIVECGQAAAVMVADCVPLLLLDATGARAAAVHVGRAGMDAEIAPKVARAMIERGTPALALRAVLGAHICGRCYEVPEAMAADVGARHPLARSTTSWGMPSLDIARALIDQLGVPVLAVGECTLESDRYFSHRRSSALGHQAGRFAGIVSVGNTPAQVPQSSARPAIG is encoded by the coding sequence ATGGCAGTGATTGAGTATGAGACTCTCGTTGGGCCGGCTGGCGCAATTCAGTACGGGTTCACGGCGCGCGATGGTGGCGTGTCGGTGGGCGAGTACGGCTCGCTGAATCTTGGCCCGCACGTTGGCGATTCGCCGCAGGCGGTGGAGGAAAACCGTCGGCGCGTCCAAGCTGAGGTGAGTGCCCCGATCGTGTGGATGAATCAGATCCACTCCGATTGTTACACGTGGGCCCGCGACGCCCGCGAGGAAGGCGGGGTGCTCTTCGCTGGGGATTGCGATGCCGTGATCGTCGAATGCGGCCAGGCTGCCGCGGTGATGGTAGCTGACTGTGTGCCGCTGCTTCTTCTGGACGCGACCGGTGCACGTGCTGCCGCGGTGCACGTGGGGCGCGCCGGCATGGATGCGGAGATCGCACCGAAGGTTGCCCGTGCCATGATCGAACGCGGAACCCCGGCGTTGGCCCTGCGAGCCGTACTCGGCGCACACATTTGCGGGCGTTGCTACGAGGTTCCCGAAGCAATGGCTGCCGACGTCGGTGCGCGCCACCCACTCGCGCGCTCGACGACCAGCTGGGGTATGCCGTCACTCGATATCGCACGCGCGCTCATCGACCAGCTTGGCGTTCCGGTGCTCGCCGTTGGGGAGTGCACCCTCGAATCGGATCGGTACTTCTCCCATCGCAGGTCGAGCGCGCTCGGGCACCAGGCTGGTCGATTTGCCGGAATTGTTTCAGTTGGCAACACGCCCGCCCAAGTTCCCCAAAGTTCCGCCCGCCCTGCAATAGGTTAG